TGGATTTCGATCATAGTTGCCGGACTGTCCCTGCACTTCGTTATGTGGATGGCCTATCAAATATTAAATAAAGGAAACAACGATATCACCGTCATTCATAAAGAATTATTTGGAAAGTGGCTCGGCGGTCTTTTCAGTGCAGCTTTAATTATCTACCTGGTGATTCTTCTCATGACTGTCTGCCGTTCCTATATCGAAATTATTCAGATATGGATATTTCCTCAGCTGGAAACGTGGTATATGGCGCTTATCCTTTTAGTGCTGATTTACATCTACGTTACCAGCGGCTTCCGGGTTATTGTCGGGCTTTGCTTTCTGACCTTTCTCTTTACATTTCCGCTGTTTTTAATGTACGGGTTTCCTTTAAAAGAAGCGAAATTTTCTTATTTACTGCCGGTGATGGATCATTCCGTCTCTGAAATACTGGCGGGTGCAAAGACCATGGCCTTTAATTACGCCGGATTCGAAACGCTTTTCTTTCTGTATCCATTTATTAAAAATGCCCCCAGCTCCCATAAGTGGGCACAATACGGGGTAGCGTACAGCACCTTGACCTATATGATCACGGCGATTGTTACCTTCTTATATTTCAGTCACGGACAATTGATTCATACGATTTGGGCGACGTTAACTTTGTGGAAAATCGTCGATTTTCCTTTCATTGAGAGATTTGAATACGCGG
The Bacillus xiapuensis DNA segment above includes these coding regions:
- a CDS encoding GerAB/ArcD/ProY family transporter; this translates as MLPPPTEDRKVSPYFIFYIIVSMQIGMGILGFQRYIAKSAGHDAWISIIVAGLSLHFVMWMAYQILNKGNNDITVIHKELFGKWLGGLFSAALIIYLVILLMTVCRSYIEIIQIWIFPQLETWYMALILLVLIYIYVTSGFRVIVGLCFLTFLFTFPLFLMYGFPLKEAKFSYLLPVMDHSVSEILAGAKTMAFNYAGFETLFFLYPFIKNAPSSHKWAQYGVAYSTLTYMITAIVTFLYFSHGQLIHTIWATLTLWKIVDFPFIERFEYAGIALWLFVILPNLCLYTWGATRGMKQLFGIKQKKGLVLLLILTFIIMVLLTDRQTINQVTTWTGTISLYIFYAYIPFLFVFQKIRIRMRKSL